A single window of Microbacterium oryzae DNA harbors:
- a CDS encoding DUF3054 domain-containing protein, protein MAAPARYRTVVLSAVADIVLVVVFAALGLASHEGGVDAAGLGRVAWPFLVALAAGWAIARAWRRPLAPLRTGAVVWAVTAAGGLLLRVATGGGAAIPFVIVTAVVLAAFLIGWRAISHVSLRAAARR, encoded by the coding sequence ATGGCCGCACCCGCTCGCTACCGCACCGTCGTCCTCAGCGCGGTCGCCGACATCGTGCTCGTCGTCGTGTTCGCGGCGCTCGGACTCGCCAGTCACGAGGGCGGCGTCGATGCGGCCGGTCTCGGCCGCGTCGCGTGGCCGTTCCTCGTCGCGCTCGCCGCGGGCTGGGCGATCGCGCGCGCCTGGCGCCGGCCGCTCGCGCCGCTGCGGACGGGTGCCGTGGTCTGGGCGGTGACGGCCGCCGGAGGACTGCTGCTGCGCGTCGCGACCGGCGGGGGCGCGGCCATCCCGTTCGTCATCGTGACCGCCGTCGTGCTGGCCGCGTTCCTCATCGGCTGGCGCGCGATCTCCCATGTCTCCCTGCGCGCGGCTGCCCGGCGCTGA
- a CDS encoding aminopeptidase P family protein, translated as MTTGETSTQAATEQKAADSNTNRRQPYPQGFLDVISSGWAERAEPLPAAREQAAHAARRRAAVSAAFPGQRLVIPAGSFKQRSNDTDYPFRAHSAFAHLTGWAVDAVPDSVLVFDPRDDSADGHDVTLFLRDRATRETPEFYRDASIGEFWVGPRPSLAQVAADLDVPTARLEEFTAGEDDRVLDDDPELTRFVSELRLVKDAYEIEQMKLAVAVTAAGFDDIVRELPRAVAHPRGERVVEGVFHQRARSDGNWEGYDTIAASGAHACYLHWTRNDGAVRPGDLILIDAGAEVDSLYTADVTRTLPVSGTFTDIQRRIYETVREAADAAFAAARPGVRFRAVHEAAMGVIAARTAEWGLLPVTAEEALDADRGGQQRRYMVHGTSHHLGIDVHDCAQARREMYYDGALEPGMVFTIEPGLYFQIDDLTVPEEYRGIGVRIEDDILMTEDGPVNLSADIPRTADEVEAWIARLRS; from the coding sequence ATGACCACCGGCGAGACGAGCACCCAGGCCGCGACCGAGCAGAAGGCCGCCGACTCCAACACGAACCGTCGCCAGCCCTACCCGCAGGGCTTCCTCGACGTCATCTCCAGCGGATGGGCCGAGCGCGCCGAGCCGCTCCCCGCCGCGCGCGAGCAGGCCGCGCACGCCGCGCGCCGACGCGCCGCCGTCTCCGCGGCGTTCCCCGGGCAGCGCCTCGTCATCCCGGCGGGCTCCTTCAAGCAGCGCAGCAACGACACCGACTACCCGTTCCGCGCGCACTCCGCCTTCGCCCACCTCACCGGCTGGGCCGTCGACGCCGTGCCGGACTCGGTCCTCGTCTTCGACCCGCGCGACGACAGCGCCGACGGCCACGACGTCACCCTCTTCCTCCGCGATCGCGCGACGCGCGAGACGCCCGAGTTCTACCGCGACGCGTCGATCGGCGAGTTCTGGGTGGGCCCGCGCCCCTCGCTTGCGCAGGTCGCCGCCGACCTCGATGTGCCGACCGCCCGCCTCGAGGAGTTCACGGCGGGCGAGGACGACCGCGTGCTCGACGACGACCCCGAGCTCACCCGCTTCGTCTCCGAGCTCCGCCTCGTGAAGGACGCGTACGAGATCGAGCAGATGAAGCTCGCCGTCGCCGTCACGGCGGCCGGGTTCGACGACATCGTCCGCGAGCTCCCCCGCGCCGTCGCGCACCCGCGCGGCGAGCGGGTGGTCGAGGGCGTGTTCCACCAGCGCGCCCGCAGCGACGGCAACTGGGAGGGCTACGACACCATCGCGGCCTCCGGCGCGCACGCGTGCTACCTGCACTGGACGCGCAACGACGGCGCCGTGCGCCCCGGCGACCTCATCCTCATCGACGCCGGCGCGGAGGTCGACAGCCTCTACACCGCCGACGTCACCCGCACGCTGCCCGTGAGCGGCACGTTCACCGACATCCAGCGCCGCATCTACGAGACCGTCCGCGAGGCGGCCGACGCCGCGTTCGCCGCTGCGCGCCCCGGCGTGAGGTTCCGCGCCGTGCACGAGGCCGCGATGGGCGTCATCGCCGCCCGCACCGCCGAGTGGGGCCTCCTCCCCGTCACCGCCGAGGAGGCGCTCGATGCCGACCGCGGCGGACAGCAGCGCCGCTACATGGTGCACGGCACGAGCCACCACCTCGGCATCGACGTGCACGACTGCGCGCAGGCCCGCCGGGAGATGTACTACGACGGCGCGCTGGAGCCCGGAATGGTCTTCACGATCGAGCCGGGGCTGTACTTCCAGATCGACGACCTCACGGTGCCGGAGGAGTACCGCGGCATCGGCGTGCGGATCGAGGACGACATCCTCATGACCGAAGACGGCCCGGTGAACCTCTCCGCCGACATCCCGCGCACGGCCGACGAGGTCGAGGCGTGGATCGCGCGGCTGCGGAGCTGA